The Solenopsis invicta isolate M01_SB chromosome 3, UNIL_Sinv_3.0, whole genome shotgun sequence region gaaatttattttcaagtgtTGCCGTTAGCTTAACGGCAACATTAATTGAAATTGTGACACAAGAATAACATTGATGAAAATACTACTGTTTTAATTTCAGAGTGATTTAAACATAGTAGCATCGTTCGATCGACGCGGAGATTACGTATATACGGGAAATGCTCGTGGTAGAGTTTTAGTTCTTGACGCTGAAACGTTGAGTGTAAAAGCTTCTTACAAAATAACACAAGGCACTGCTAGTAACACAGCAGTAAAAAGTATAGAGTTTGCACGACGTGGCTCCTGTTTTCTGGTTAATACCGCTGATAGAGTAATACGTGTATATGACAGTACTGAAATATTAGCTTGCGGTAAGGATGGTGAGCCCGAGCCAATACAAAAGCTGCAAGATCTTGTAAATAAAACAATGTGGAAAAAATGTTGCTTCTCGGGAGATGGAGAATACGTGTGTGCTGGATCAGCGAGACAACACGCGTTATATGTATGGGAAAAGAGTATTGGAAACttggtaaaaattttacatggaACCAAAGGTGAACTTTTACTCGACGTCGTGgtaagaaaattgaatttacaaTTACTATAAAGTTCCTTCGTTCCTAAAGTTTAAAATGTAATGTGATAAAACTACTCTCTCGGAAATACAATTTCTCTCTGTGTTACAGTGGCATCCAGTGAGGCCGATAATCGCATCCATATCGTCGGGTGTAGTTTCTATTTGGGCACAAAATCAGGTTGAAAATTGGTCTGCGTTTGCACCGGATTTCAAAGAGTTGGATGAAAATGTTGAATACGAAGAAAGGGAAAGTGAATTTGATTTGAGCGACGAAGACAAATCTGTCGTACAAGGAGAAGAGGCTCAGGATGAAGAAATAGAAGTTGACGTTGCTTCGATCGACAGAGTCGCTGCATTTTGCAGCTCTGATGAGGAAACCGAGGATATCGGTTCTCTTCAATTTCTACCTATATCTCCAGACGTGGAAGATTCCGAGGATAATCAGGTAACGCCACACGAACCGCCAATGAAGAAACATCGTTCGCACGATATAGATTTACAGGGAGCGCCGATCGATGGTAAGATTTCAtctgtgtaaaataattatgaataactGAATTTCTTATGTATAACGATATATGctgataaattaatcaaatttatagaaACTCATCCCTTGTTAAATAAAGGAAAGGATAAACCAGCTACAAAAAAAGGAAGACCAAGAttagaaaaaaagggaaaataatttgatatgtgAGAGAAATAttggtaaataaaataacaaaaaaatttatttcttatatagaatttgtattatttttttcatttgcaCTAATAAATATGTGTTCGATCGTCAATTTCTCTAGATTCATCGGGACAGCGAGCCTTTTCCCTATTCCGAGATTCTCCCTTGATCCCTAGTCTCGTCCAATGGCACACATGCGTAGAACGCGACAAGTGTGCTACGTTTTCTATTCGCTCTCTCGTTCTAACGTATGGTTATGTGTCACGTTGGCAAATGGCTGGGGAGGGCggggaggaggagagagagagctgGATGGAAAAGAAAATTCTAGTTTAGacaaaactggacaaaacagcTGAGTTGATTTAAAGGAAAACCAAGTCCAGAGGATCTTGTAGTAGAGAAGATTcgtgtatgtaaaaatatattataaggaCGCGtctatagaattttttttccattgtaTTCATGCTCTTGATGCACTTGAACAGGAGCTCTGTTCGTATTTGTCTCGATTAAATTCGATAACCGGGACGAAGCCGGTTCGTTGAACCGACACGTTGCTCGATACGTTACTAACGTTGATATGTTTCACGTTCCGCGAGTGTCACTCGCGTATGTACAAAGAGGATAGGGTAATCGTCGTCTGATTCCGCTAAACACAAGAGAACGGAATAGTTAATTGATTAATATAAGCAAACGGATGAAAGTTCAATAATCGAACAAACGTGATACTTGATCTCTTCCATCATGATTCGATCGAGTCTCGTGCTCATCCTCGTCATCGCTACTCCGCACGTCACCGTCGGTGATGATTGCAAAGGATGTGTACCCTTGGATTCATATTCGTTCGACAAGGTACAAAAGCGTGAGAAGCTCAGAATCTTATTCAGAATTTTCGTGTAAGATAATGTAAATCGAgagttttaatttctttatttataataataaattatttatatatataggctttttcttttttttttaatgaatcttTTTAATCTCACACACATCCATGCAAGATGTATTCAATCGCTTGCATTACATCAGATTAATGCATATTAAAAGCTACTACACACAAATTAGTTAGCAAAGTTAAATGTAAAgacagataaatattttaaacaattaatattcaatacCGTCATATTATTTAACAGTATAAATATATCATTGTAAAAGTTGATTATCTTATGCCactgtatttaaatattttaggtGTAGGAGCCTTTATGCACTAATTTAGTGTGAGTGATTGAATtcacaattaataagaaatcaCATAGactagataaaaaaaagcaaacttGATAGAGACCAACTGAATGACggtgcatttttaaataataacgtaaatatgaaatgtttacaaatatttcaatttgtaataaaatcatttttagtcTGCAAAAcgtttatgaacattttatatttttgtttttattctttaaatgaGATAAACAAGCGTCATCTCCTTGCTTTATTAGCCACTTTTTACGTAATCTTTGATATCTATAATCTTATCATAGcctttgtatattatttttattctatttttaataagaaaattttattctcattagcacaatttaatctaaatgaataaaaataaaaatattaataatgctgTTAAAAATGTTGTCTTATAATTTGATGCAACatataatttagtattttttctatatttatgcattgtatttgtatgttttttttttgtatttgagaaaaaatataaagaaaatttgatcacatttcattattttcatctATAGTTGCTATGGTTACCATCGGCCATCAGTGACATCAGTCACGTGAACAAGTTCCattactatttatttactttaattcataagcATTCTCTACATACGACAAGATATAGACTCTATTAAACTCCAACGAATCGATTGAATATTGATATGCACGTTTCTTTGAATCTTTTAGATAAACATTaggattttatatatatatatatatatacatatatatatatatatatatatatatatatatatatatatgtatatatattacagatatacaggatgtaaattttaattgatagtCAAATTATTTGGAAGTCaatgtgatattttatagtttatacatgAATAACTGAAATTGTTACATTTCATATTTACTGCATTTGTATTGCATGCGACATAaatcttttcttaataatataaatatatatagttacaaatgacatttttgttgaaattattttcgaaattaattactattttaaataaaacatgtgTGAACAATGAGACAATTccaatgttgtaaaataaaattcaattattaatgtattctttttCACTTGTATGATATGAAACTTGACAGTTATAAATATCtatgaaaaacattttcacaCAGGTTATCCCCAGGTTCAAAGCAGTGCTCGTTAAATTCGACGTTGCGTTTCCGTATGGTGGCAAGCACGAGCAATATGCGACTGTAGCGGCCGATACCAAGGATTCGGAAGATCTTCTGATAGCCACAGTGGGCGTAAAGGACTTTGGCAATAAGGATAATTCCGATTTGGCACAACGCTACAATATTAAAAAGGACGACTTTCCAATAGTTTTACTATTCGTACAAGGCAAATCGGAACCAATCAGATTTACTCCCGAAAAGGATTCCGATTTTACGGGTGAATACTTGAAGCGCTTTATCAGATCTAGATCAAGGGTGTATCTGGGCCTACCAGGATGCGTGGAACGGTTGGATAAGCTAGCTGAAGATTTTAAAGTCGCGGGAGAACAGGACAGACAggtaaagatttgaaaaaatcaaCGAAACGATGTGCTTATGCTTATTGGATCAAGTGGTTCATTAGGCGAGCttcataaacatatttatttgaaaatattaagacAAAGATTTAAGTAATTTTACATCTCACATTTGtgatattactaaattttctttACGAGCCatgcttattttttttcctaGGAGATATTAAAGAAGGCTAGAATTTTTGAAGAAACTTTACCGGAAGAACAACGAGAAGCagcaaaaatttatgtaaagacTATGGAAAAAATTTTGGAGCGTGGCGATGTATTTGTACAAACGGAAGAAACGCGCGTACAGGGGCTTCTTTATAGAGGAAAACTGTCTGATCAAAAAAAGCGTACGATGGAAGAGAGACGAAACATCTTGCAATCTTTTTCAGCGAGAGATGAATTGTAGAGgatttgaattattaatgatCGCCTAAGCAATCAAATTTTAGTCCAAATGTTGATCATTGtgctattttgaattattttatacgcTCGAGTTTATACAATTATTCTATACGTAGCGATAGAAGTAGAAGCTATACAAGAGATGCTTACACTCAgatgctttatttaaaaaaaggtatcacgttattttatctttttgcaTTCCTTAGCTTATTTCTCTATAACTCTTATGTTCTATGAACGTGAAGTGCGAGACGATTTACTGtttcatgcaatttttttttcttgagttttttttccattttaaacgttttattttccTAGAGTTCTAGAATTCTAGATAATAGAGATACGTAATCGTGTTACGCAGTATCGCAAGCTCTAGAAGATGTTAAAAATCGCGTCAAATTATGAAAACTGACTTTAAACGaggtatataaaaaatgtaataaatgaaatataaaagcaCATTACGTTGGCTAAATAGATGAAGAGATCAAGAACACGTAATGCGTAACACGTATTAGCTATTGGtagaataaaaacaataatattgcCCATTAGTATTACAAATGACTGCCGAGTCAATCACGATTGGCATTTGCGATGGCCAACCAGAGTTCGTAACATCGGTTTCACTTTTCTGATTATCTAGGAGACTTCTACATTCTTCTAAATAAGatataaagtacatataaatataattaggCAATGAATATGAAAAACGTATGATTCTCATACTCGAGAATGTATCTTGTCAAATCGGACAAGATATCggataaatttaat contains the following coding sequences:
- the LOC105204674 gene encoding retinoblastoma-binding protein 5 homolog, translating into MNLELLESFGQNYPEEFDGTLDCISLAVTCTFNKRGTLLAVGCNDGRIVIWDFLTRGIAKIISAHVHPVCSLSWSRNGHKLLSASTDNNVCIWDVLSGECDQKYRFPSPILKVQFHPRNLNKFLVCPMRHAAVMVDVEGTHRVIPLDDDSDLNIVASFDRRGDYVYTGNARGRVLVLDAETLSVKASYKITQGTASNTAVKSIEFARRGSCFLVNTADRVIRVYDSTEILACGKDGEPEPIQKLQDLVNKTMWKKCCFSGDGEYVCAGSARQHALYVWEKSIGNLVKILHGTKGELLLDVVWHPVRPIIASISSGVVSIWAQNQVENWSAFAPDFKELDENVEYEERESEFDLSDEDKSVVQGEEAQDEEIEVDVASIDRVAAFCSSDEETEDIGSLQFLPISPDVEDSEDNQVTPHEPPMKKHRSHDIDLQGAPIDETHPLLNKGKDKPATKKGRPRLEKKGK
- the LOC105204675 gene encoding endoplasmic reticulum resident protein 29, which translates into the protein MIRSSLVLILVIATPHVTVGDDCKGCVPLDSYSFDKVIPRFKAVLVKFDVAFPYGGKHEQYATVAADTKDSEDLLIATVGVKDFGNKDNSDLAQRYNIKKDDFPIVLLFVQGKSEPIRFTPEKDSDFTGEYLKRFIRSRSRVYLGLPGCVERLDKLAEDFKVAGEQDRQEILKKARIFEETLPEEQREAAKIYVKTMEKILERGDVFVQTEETRVQGLLYRGKLSDQKKRTMEERRNILQSFSARDEL